One genomic region from Geothermobacter hydrogeniphilus encodes:
- a CDS encoding type II toxin-antitoxin system RelE family toxin, with the protein MAWTVEVSDIAEKQLRKLDRPIQKRILDWLDDRLEGCKNPRHFGEPLKGDLLGLWRYRIGNYRIICEIQEDHLVVLALNIGHRREIYR; encoded by the coding sequence TTGGCCTGGACGGTTGAAGTCAGCGACATCGCTGAGAAACAGCTACGTAAACTCGATCGTCCAATCCAAAAACGCATCCTTGATTGGCTCGACGATCGCCTCGAAGGCTGCAAGAACCCGCGCCACTTCGGTGAACCGCTTAAGGGAGATCTGCTTGGCCTCTGGCGCTATCGGATTGGCAACTACCGGATTATCTGTGAAATTCAGGAGGACCACCTGGTGGTTTTGGCACTGAATATAGGCCATCGCCGGGAGATTTATCGCTGA
- the relB gene encoding type II toxin-antitoxin system RelB family antitoxin has translation MITVRLEKELEEQIDLLARASGGNRSTIVREAIVRYLEDNEDLELARSAMSESRGSKPLRELRRELGLDG, from the coding sequence ATGATTACAGTCAGGCTGGAAAAAGAGCTTGAGGAACAGATTGATCTGCTGGCGAGAGCCAGTGGCGGAAACCGCAGCACCATTGTTCGTGAAGCGATTGTCCGCTACCTGGAGGACAACGAAGATCTGGAGCTGGCCCGCAGCGCCATGTCCGAGAGTCGCGGCAGCAAACCTCTGCGTGAATTGAGGAGAGAACTTGGCCTGGACGGTTGA